In one Prosthecochloris aestuarii DSM 271 genomic region, the following are encoded:
- a CDS encoding 2Fe-2S iron-sulfur cluster-binding protein — translation MKININNRSYEAVVGERLIDVARKNHTHIGYFCGGNGLCQTCYVRVNKGMDLLSPLSDREKALLSDTLIKEGTRVACLTTLDKPGTLELLTTVEEVKRMVESRPQDIVAYQAKMGWEALIKFPDTVTMQARRFAEGKLDTWELVTDVITAIGDAIALTVRTLQHGWDPSEPGKTFKRQYAHEHNLEQNAIEQASLTKKEPAEKQNLPEALRIDQKAPVN, via the coding sequence ATGAAGATCAATATAAATAACAGAAGCTACGAGGCAGTTGTTGGAGAACGTCTCATTGATGTGGCCAGAAAGAATCATACACATATAGGGTATTTCTGTGGAGGAAATGGTTTATGTCAGACCTGTTATGTCAGGGTAAACAAAGGTATGGATCTTCTTTCACCTTTGAGCGACAGAGAGAAAGCTCTTCTTTCAGATACGCTGATCAAAGAAGGTACCAGAGTGGCTTGTCTGACGACACTCGATAAACCGGGAACCCTTGAACTGCTTACGACAGTAGAAGAAGTTAAGCGAATGGTTGAATCAAGACCCCAGGATATCGTTGCCTATCAGGCCAAAATGGGATGGGAAGCGCTTATTAAATTCCCCGATACCGTAACCATGCAGGCGAGGCGATTTGCGGAGGGAAAACTTGACACCTGGGAACTCGTGACCGACGTTATTACCGCCATTGGAGATGCTATCGCCCTTACGGTACGAACGTTACAGCACGGCTGGGACCCTTCGGAGCCTGGCAAGACATTTAAGCGACAGTATGCGCATGAGCACAACCTGGAACAAAATGCTATAGAGCAGGCCTCTCTTACAAAGAAAGAACCTGCTGAAAAGCAAAACCTTCCTGAAGCGCTCAGGATAGACCAAAAAGCTCCGGTGAATTAA
- a CDS encoding 2Fe-2S iron-sulfur cluster-binding protein, whose translation MVIYINDKAYEARPGDLLLDVAKKNKAHIGYICGGGGICQSCFVYVREGMDCLSEKSSVENAFISDKLQDAGGRLACQTKIVKEGNIRLLSRAEQLRRIVLGLNIPGFISYAQTIGYNVFNQLPSGVGNIVSRVQEGKIDPGRSLQNIAMGIGPAALLAGNTIMENFSFLEGPVTLVSNGAKGVVDAASDTVCQISGGRLHLPGTSCKTCEEAPVIERVQITTGKTSQ comes from the coding sequence ATGGTTATTTATATAAACGACAAGGCATATGAAGCGCGTCCGGGAGACCTGCTTCTTGATGTGGCAAAAAAAAACAAAGCCCATATAGGCTATATTTGCGGTGGCGGAGGTATCTGTCAAAGTTGTTTTGTCTATGTCCGGGAAGGGATGGACTGTTTATCTGAAAAGAGTTCAGTAGAAAATGCCTTTATTTCAGACAAACTCCAGGATGCCGGGGGCAGACTTGCCTGTCAGACAAAAATTGTCAAAGAAGGCAACATCCGACTACTTTCCAGAGCCGAGCAGCTGCGCAGAATTGTACTGGGTCTCAATATTCCTGGCTTTATCAGCTATGCACAGACTATCGGCTATAATGTCTTCAACCAACTTCCCTCCGGTGTAGGCAACATCGTCTCCCGTGTGCAGGAAGGAAAGATTGACCCGGGCCGCTCGCTCCAGAATATCGCAATGGGTATAGGCCCTGCAGCTCTTTTAGCTGGAAACACGATCATGGAGAATTTTTCATTCCTTGAGGGACCTGTTACTCTGGTAAGCAACGGCGCAAAAGGTGTTGTCGATGCGGCATCAGATACCGTTTGTCAGATATCAGGCGGACGCCTGCATCTTCCCGGAACCAGCTGTAAGACCTGTGAAGAGGCTCCGGTTATCGAGAGAGTTCAGATTACCACAGGCAAAACGTCACAATAA
- a CDS encoding MBL fold metallo-hydrolase → MNICVLYDNTALKPGLASGWGFSVLVGQGTLFDTGENGESLLHNMQQLDRDINNIERLVISHNHWDHIGGLEELLAQRYGLEVYIGETMGKDLENTIITHGGKVVYTKPGMKITDNIYTTGAIPASYKEQPMPEQALIIRTPQGTGIITGCSHPQVPLIVESAKALFPEDNISLLLGGFHWRDFSAIEAEKAAEDLQRFSIATIVPTHCSGQPAVDALNKVHRGSVMTAGAGFELTL, encoded by the coding sequence ATGAACATCTGCGTTCTTTACGATAATACCGCTCTGAAGCCAGGCCTTGCATCAGGCTGGGGATTTTCCGTTCTCGTCGGCCAGGGAACTCTTTTTGATACTGGCGAAAACGGCGAGTCACTGCTCCACAACATGCAACAGCTCGATCGGGACATCAACAACATTGAACGCCTTGTCATCTCGCACAATCACTGGGATCACATAGGCGGTCTTGAGGAACTGCTTGCACAACGCTATGGTCTGGAAGTTTATATAGGCGAAACGATGGGCAAAGACCTGGAAAACACAATCATCACCCACGGAGGAAAAGTCGTTTACACGAAACCGGGAATGAAAATTACCGATAACATCTATACGACAGGCGCAATCCCGGCCAGCTACAAAGAACAACCGATGCCTGAACAGGCGCTTATCATCCGAACGCCACAAGGCACCGGGATCATTACCGGCTGTTCACACCCTCAAGTGCCCCTGATCGTAGAGTCGGCAAAGGCACTCTTCCCCGAAGACAACATCTCCCTGCTGCTGGGAGGATTTCACTGGAGAGACTTCTCAGCCATAGAGGCCGAAAAAGCGGCAGAGGATTTACAGCGTTTCAGCATTGCAACAATTGTGCCCACTCATTGCAGCGGTCAGCCGGCTGTCGATGCGTTGAACAAGGTGCACCGGGGAAGCGTCATGACTGCCGGGGCAGGTTTTGAACTCACGTTATAG
- a CDS encoding mechanosensitive ion channel family protein produces MVDFFLDYLQLHGFSKGQSQLFMTVVMAVLSLILLVASELLTKKVLLRFVSVFIKKSKTRFDDLLLSHGVLRWAAHLIPPVLLYNIVVPVFQFYPDTIQVFQSVATLYLTIIVLVALLFTLDAVQDYFSAHPVSRRLPLKSFIQVLKTIIVTIGSIVVIAKLLGKSPVVFFSGIGAFTAVIILIFKDSILGFVAGIQLSTNNLVRVGDWIEMPEYGADGDVVDISLVTVSVQNWDKTISTIPAYALISAGFKNWRGMSESGGRRIKRSINIDMQSVGFCDEEMLKKIQGVQLLKEYIEKKRQEIDAYNAQYVFDTSVPVNGRRMTNLGVFRAYLVAYLRQHPKINDDMTFLVRHLQPTENGLPVEIYVFSNDVEWANYEALQADIMDHVLSVLSFFGLSVFQNPSGGDIVNAGKSLLQASTQQTGSAY; encoded by the coding sequence ATGGTTGATTTTTTTCTTGATTACCTGCAATTACACGGTTTTTCCAAGGGTCAGTCTCAGTTATTCATGACGGTGGTCATGGCAGTACTCTCTTTGATACTGCTTGTAGCTTCAGAGCTCCTGACGAAAAAGGTCCTTTTGCGATTTGTTTCCGTCTTTATTAAGAAAAGCAAAACCCGGTTCGATGATTTGCTGCTCAGCCATGGGGTGCTGAGGTGGGCAGCACATCTGATTCCTCCTGTTCTTCTCTACAATATTGTCGTTCCGGTATTTCAATTTTATCCTGATACGATACAGGTCTTCCAGTCAGTTGCGACACTCTACCTGACGATTATTGTACTGGTTGCGCTTTTGTTCACTCTTGATGCCGTTCAGGACTATTTCTCGGCGCATCCTGTTTCGCGCCGTCTTCCCCTCAAAAGCTTTATTCAGGTTCTGAAAACTATTATTGTCACGATTGGGTCAATCGTTGTTATTGCAAAACTTCTGGGTAAGTCACCGGTTGTTTTTTTTAGCGGTATCGGCGCGTTTACTGCAGTTATTATTCTGATTTTCAAGGATTCCATCCTCGGTTTCGTGGCAGGTATTCAACTGTCAACCAACAATCTGGTCAGGGTCGGAGACTGGATTGAAATGCCTGAATACGGCGCTGACGGTGATGTTGTCGATATTTCTCTGGTTACCGTTTCCGTGCAGAACTGGGACAAAACCATCAGTACCATACCCGCTTATGCGCTGATTTCAGCAGGGTTCAAAAACTGGCGCGGAATGAGTGAATCAGGTGGGCGTCGTATAAAGCGTTCCATCAATATCGATATGCAGAGTGTCGGGTTCTGCGATGAAGAGATGCTGAAAAAAATACAAGGTGTCCAGCTCCTGAAAGAGTACATAGAAAAGAAGCGTCAGGAAATCGATGCCTATAACGCGCAATACGTCTTTGATACCTCTGTTCCTGTCAATGGACGCCGCATGACCAATCTTGGTGTCTTTCGGGCTTATCTTGTGGCCTATCTCCGGCAGCATCCGAAAATCAACGACGATATGACATTTCTGGTCAGGCACCTGCAACCGACCGAAAACGGATTGCCGGTTGAGATCTATGTATTCAGTAACGATGTTGAGTGGGCAAACTACGAGGCTCTGCAGGCTGATATCATGGATCACGTTCTTTCTGTACTCTCCTTTTTTGGTCTCAGCGTTTTTCAGAACCCTTCGGGTGGAGATATTGTCAATGCAGGAAAATCTCTTCTTCAGGCTTCAACGCAACAGACCGGCTCGGCCTATTGA
- the mfd gene encoding transcription-repair coupling factor, which yields MKTSGNQSTEINASVTKRPLSFLRKALQFSSSYATLKSRLEQSLIDKDKSSIDISGLQGSLSSLLVAALVEDLQRPVMVICNQDIFDLYDNDFTLLIDPASYHTAADELSAALSTLAEHRNALILADFDDLKIRLQNPDGASDKIFPLQNNSDAGYNKLIDFLSRNNFNRKDFVDAEGEFSTRGSIIDIFPFGAREPLRIEFFGDTITSIRSFDTNSQLSKTSVQTVELTGNFLLEPQSDEDRSWSIFDYLPASTIIVIDDAASLSAAENLDDAKKKLAGLQRVQIHRLIQQEIEFGSLPQQQLQANFTLFARELATKTAQDLQTVFIGSSKKEIEELAEFIAEEKVVIESRALVEINWIAANLYSGFRFNGYDVYSESDIFGKLHTHKQHRKKAVKGISLKDLHRLNVGDHIVHEDYGIGIFKALETIQVGNSEQECVLVEYDKGDQLYVNVQNIGLLSKYSAAEGSLPSLSRLGSSKWKARKDKVKKRLRDIASELIKLYAKRKMTPGFAFGQDSIFQREFEASFIFDETPDQLKAIEEVKKDMQSPFPMDRLICGDAGFGKTEIAMRAAFKAVESSKQVAVLTPTTILAHQHMETFTRRFENFPVNIAVLSRFVSKSDQKKIVHDLSKGLIDIVIGTHRLVSKDVVFQDLGLLVIDEEQHFGVSVKEKLRQTFPSVDTLTMSATPIPRTLQFSMLGARDLSIVSTPPKNRQPVETMITTFDTDLLQSAIRTEINRKGQVFVLHNRIAGLEEMKQTLQELVPGVRMAYAHGQMPTAELENIMMDFITHELDVLISTSIIGSGLDISNANTIIINRADMFGLSDLYQLRGRVGRSDRKAYSYLITPPIQTLKQDAIQRLAVIESFTELGSGFNIAMRDLDIRGAGNLLGSEQSGAIHELGFNLYQKLLEEAVAELKTGAFSSLFSDNDQSTIREKHHCDMSFFFDALIPDYYVSSAQERFMFYEKISKALNNETLKRLEDELQDRFGALPQDVENLLGLARLQALCSSLGLAKVDLQHNSATLTLPPQDHDEFYNGTFFHTLLASVQDPWMQIYKPRFSQEKRMKLVLQHPETTAGNPEKILAAYTSLLLQLQQIPETQATENSNRKAAELQP from the coding sequence ATGAAAACTTCAGGAAACCAAAGTACAGAGATAAACGCATCAGTAACAAAAAGACCCCTCTCTTTTCTCCGAAAAGCGTTACAATTTTCCTCTTCCTATGCAACACTGAAAAGCCGTCTGGAACAATCATTGATCGACAAAGACAAAAGCTCAATCGATATTTCCGGTCTCCAGGGCTCTCTGTCATCTCTTCTCGTTGCCGCACTTGTCGAAGATCTGCAACGGCCGGTCATGGTCATCTGCAACCAGGATATTTTTGATCTTTACGATAATGATTTCACTCTTTTGATCGATCCTGCATCGTATCATACCGCTGCCGATGAACTTTCAGCCGCCCTCAGCACCCTGGCAGAACACCGCAATGCCCTTATCCTTGCAGATTTCGATGATCTGAAAATCAGGCTTCAGAACCCCGATGGTGCATCGGATAAAATATTTCCACTCCAGAACAACAGCGATGCCGGTTACAACAAACTGATTGATTTCCTCTCACGCAACAATTTCAACCGGAAGGATTTTGTTGACGCGGAAGGGGAATTCTCAACCAGAGGATCGATCATCGATATTTTCCCGTTCGGGGCCAGAGAGCCGCTGCGCATAGAATTTTTTGGCGACACCATCACCTCCATCCGCTCTTTCGACACCAACAGCCAGTTATCGAAAACATCGGTACAGACGGTTGAGCTGACCGGAAATTTCCTGCTTGAGCCACAAAGCGATGAAGATCGTTCATGGAGCATCTTCGATTATCTTCCAGCCTCGACCATCATTGTTATCGACGATGCTGCAAGCCTTTCTGCCGCTGAAAACCTCGATGATGCAAAAAAGAAACTCGCGGGACTGCAAAGGGTTCAGATTCACCGGCTGATACAACAGGAGATTGAGTTCGGCTCGTTGCCCCAGCAACAGCTTCAGGCTAACTTCACCCTTTTTGCCAGAGAACTTGCAACAAAAACAGCGCAGGATCTGCAAACCGTTTTTATCGGAAGTTCGAAAAAAGAGATTGAAGAGCTGGCTGAATTCATTGCAGAGGAAAAAGTTGTGATTGAAAGTCGCGCACTGGTCGAAATAAACTGGATCGCGGCAAACCTGTATTCCGGCTTCCGTTTCAACGGCTATGATGTCTACAGCGAGTCAGACATCTTCGGAAAGCTTCATACCCATAAACAGCACAGAAAAAAAGCTGTCAAAGGCATTTCGCTCAAGGACCTTCATCGCCTCAACGTCGGAGATCATATCGTTCACGAAGATTACGGCATCGGCATCTTCAAAGCGCTCGAAACCATTCAGGTCGGAAACTCAGAACAGGAGTGCGTTCTTGTCGAATACGACAAAGGCGACCAGCTCTATGTCAATGTCCAGAATATCGGACTGCTCTCGAAATACAGCGCAGCCGAAGGCTCGCTCCCCTCTCTGTCCCGCCTTGGAAGCTCCAAATGGAAAGCAAGAAAAGATAAAGTCAAAAAACGCCTTAGAGATATAGCCTCTGAACTCATCAAGCTTTACGCAAAAAGAAAGATGACTCCCGGTTTTGCATTCGGACAGGATTCTATTTTTCAACGTGAGTTCGAGGCATCATTCATTTTTGACGAAACACCCGACCAGCTCAAAGCTATAGAAGAGGTCAAAAAAGATATGCAATCGCCCTTCCCCATGGACCGCCTCATCTGCGGCGATGCCGGTTTCGGCAAGACCGAAATAGCCATGCGCGCAGCCTTCAAGGCTGTTGAATCCAGTAAACAGGTCGCTGTCCTCACCCCGACGACCATTCTCGCTCACCAGCACATGGAGACCTTCACCAGAAGGTTTGAAAATTTCCCCGTCAATATTGCTGTCCTGAGCCGCTTTGTCTCGAAAAGTGACCAGAAAAAAATCGTCCATGACCTTTCCAAAGGGCTGATTGATATTGTTATCGGCACCCACAGGCTTGTCTCGAAAGATGTGGTATTTCAGGATCTTGGTCTCCTGGTTATCGATGAAGAGCAGCATTTCGGTGTCAGCGTCAAAGAAAAGCTTCGCCAGACATTTCCCTCTGTTGACACCCTGACCATGTCGGCAACGCCGATCCCGAGAACACTCCAGTTTTCAATGCTGGGAGCACGCGACCTTTCGATTGTCTCAACTCCACCGAAAAACCGTCAGCCGGTAGAAACCATGATCACAACGTTCGATACCGATCTTTTGCAATCGGCGATCCGAACAGAAATCAACAGGAAAGGACAGGTTTTCGTGCTTCACAACAGGATTGCCGGACTCGAAGAGATGAAGCAAACTCTGCAGGAGCTTGTTCCAGGAGTACGGATGGCATATGCGCACGGTCAGATGCCGACGGCCGAGCTGGAAAACATTATGATGGATTTCATCACTCACGAACTCGACGTCCTTATCTCCACCTCGATTATCGGCTCAGGTCTCGATATTTCAAATGCCAATACGATTATCATCAACCGTGCTGATATGTTCGGGCTCTCAGACCTCTACCAGTTGAGAGGACGAGTCGGTCGCAGTGACAGAAAAGCATACAGCTACCTCATCACGCCCCCCATCCAGACCCTTAAACAGGATGCGATACAAAGACTGGCAGTCATCGAAAGCTTTACCGAACTCGGTTCGGGCTTTAACATTGCCATGCGAGACCTTGATATCAGGGGCGCAGGAAACCTGCTCGGATCAGAACAGTCAGGAGCAATCCATGAACTCGGCTTCAACCTCTACCAGAAACTGCTTGAAGAGGCGGTTGCCGAACTGAAAACAGGCGCTTTCAGCTCGCTCTTTTCTGACAATGATCAATCAACGATCCGCGAAAAGCACCATTGCGATATGAGCTTCTTTTTCGACGCCCTTATTCCGGACTATTATGTCTCATCAGCACAGGAACGCTTCATGTTTTACGAAAAAATCTCGAAGGCCTTGAACAACGAGACGCTCAAGCGTCTGGAAGATGAGTTGCAGGACCGCTTCGGAGCACTTCCGCAGGATGTAGAAAACCTTCTGGGGCTTGCCAGATTACAAGCACTATGTAGCTCCTTGGGCCTCGCCAAAGTCGATCTGCAACACAACAGCGCAACACTGACGCTTCCACCACAGGATCATGACGAGTTCTATAACGGAACATTTTTCCATACCCTCCTCGCTTCAGTTCAGGACCCCTGGATGCAGATATACAAACCGCGCTTCAGTCAGGAGAAGCGAATGAAGCTTGTGCTGCAACACCCTGAAACAACAGCAGGTAACCCTGAAAAAATACTTGCCGCATACACGTCCCTGCTGCTACAGCTTCAGCAAATCCCTGAAACACAAGCGACTGAAAACAGTAACCGGAAAGCCGCAGAGCTTCAACCATGA
- a CDS encoding DUF4332 domain-containing protein, whose product MANISAIEGIGAAFGKKFENAGVPSDTELLKQGCDRKGRKALAEKTGIEEHQILKWVNRADLSRIKGIGSEYSDLLEEAGVDTVPELGQRNAENLHVKLEEINAEKNLVRKMPTLSQVEDWICQAKELPRTITY is encoded by the coding sequence ATGGCTAACATTTCTGCAATTGAAGGTATTGGCGCCGCTTTCGGAAAAAAGTTCGAAAATGCGGGCGTCCCGAGCGACACAGAGTTGCTCAAACAGGGTTGCGACAGAAAAGGAAGAAAAGCGCTTGCTGAAAAAACAGGCATTGAAGAGCATCAGATCCTTAAATGGGTCAACCGGGCCGACCTGTCAAGAATAAAAGGGATCGGTTCAGAATATTCGGATCTTCTTGAAGAAGCCGGCGTCGATACGGTTCCCGAACTCGGCCAGCGAAACGCCGAGAATCTTCACGTAAAGCTCGAAGAGATCAACGCAGAAAAAAACCTTGTGCGAAAAATGCCGACCCTCAGCCAGGTTGAAGACTGGATATGCCAGGCAAAAGAACTGCCACGCACGATCACCTATTAA
- a CDS encoding ABC transporter ATP-binding protein — protein sequence MQYILEVKNLKTWYSTDAGVARAVDGISFSLAPNRTMGIVGESGSGKSVTALSIMRLVPMPPGYFAGGEIMWNGLDLLKLEEDEMRRLRGNEIAMIFQEPMTSLNPVYRCGEQIMEQVMLHRRVSRKEARERAVELLGLVGMANPSERADAYPHELSGGMRQRVMIAMALSCDPALLIADEPTTALDVTVQAQILELIGSLQARTGMSVILITHDFGVVAELCEDVLVMYASKVVECGSVSQIFSKPLHPYTRGLLQSIPRIGSKQTRLHVIEGNVPSATRLPDGCRFANRCPIADSHCRQFEPELKSYEAGHQAACWKVSL from the coding sequence ATGCAATATATACTCGAAGTTAAAAATCTCAAGACATGGTATTCAACTGATGCCGGAGTGGCCCGCGCGGTTGACGGGATAAGCTTTTCTCTGGCGCCCAACCGGACGATGGGGATTGTCGGTGAATCGGGTTCCGGTAAATCGGTAACAGCCCTTTCGATCATGCGTCTTGTTCCGATGCCTCCGGGATATTTTGCCGGTGGCGAAATTATGTGGAACGGTCTCGATCTGCTCAAGCTTGAGGAAGATGAGATGCGTCGGCTCCGTGGCAATGAGATCGCTATGATTTTTCAGGAGCCAATGACGTCACTCAATCCGGTTTACCGCTGCGGGGAGCAGATTATGGAACAGGTGATGCTTCATCGCCGTGTCTCGCGAAAGGAGGCTCGCGAGCGTGCTGTCGAGCTTCTCGGGTTGGTAGGAATGGCCAATCCTTCAGAGCGCGCCGATGCTTATCCTCATGAACTTTCCGGTGGTATGCGCCAGAGGGTCATGATTGCTATGGCTCTTTCTTGTGATCCGGCACTCCTTATCGCTGATGAGCCCACCACAGCGCTTGATGTCACGGTGCAGGCTCAGATTCTTGAGCTTATTGGTTCGCTTCAGGCCAGAACCGGCATGAGCGTCATCCTGATTACGCATGATTTCGGTGTCGTGGCGGAACTGTGTGAGGATGTTCTTGTCATGTATGCCTCTAAAGTTGTTGAGTGTGGAAGTGTCAGCCAGATTTTTTCCAAACCTCTTCACCCCTATACAAGAGGGCTCCTGCAGTCCATTCCGAGGATAGGCTCAAAACAGACCCGCTTGCATGTGATCGAAGGCAATGTCCCATCAGCGACCCGTCTTCCGGATGGGTGCCGTTTCGCGAATCGCTGTCCGATCGCCGACAGCCACTGCCGGCAGTTTGAACCGGAGCTGAAATCCTATGAAGCCGGCCATCAGGCAGCGTGCTGGAAGGTTTCGCTGTAG
- a CDS encoding response regulator transcription factor, producing the protein MSEPFILVVEDDHNLAKLLKYNLEKAGYKCQHALSGEEALDLLKSKSYDIMLLDIMLPGMDGFEVCRKVRQHQLYKDLPIIMLTAKGEEIDKVLGFELGIDDYVVKPFSPRELNLRIRAILKRDRRGKREIQEVMTCDGLEVDISRHRVSLEGRELTLTLMEFKLLVVLLKRRGQAQSRETLLSDVWDVDKSINTRTIDTHITRLREKLGQTGRLIKTVRGLGYKLEAPGEGSDEK; encoded by the coding sequence ATGTCAGAACCGTTCATACTTGTTGTTGAAGATGATCATAATCTCGCCAAGCTCCTGAAATACAATCTTGAGAAGGCCGGATACAAATGTCAGCATGCGCTCTCTGGAGAAGAGGCTCTTGATCTCTTAAAATCAAAGAGTTACGATATCATGCTTCTCGATATCATGCTTCCCGGTATGGATGGATTCGAGGTATGCCGGAAAGTCCGCCAGCATCAGCTCTACAAGGATCTGCCCATCATCATGCTGACCGCCAAAGGGGAGGAGATCGATAAGGTTCTCGGTTTCGAGTTGGGAATCGATGACTATGTGGTCAAGCCTTTCAGTCCGAGGGAGCTCAATCTGCGAATCCGGGCTATTCTCAAGCGCGACAGGAGAGGGAAGCGGGAGATTCAGGAGGTGATGACGTGTGACGGTCTGGAAGTTGATATTTCCCGCCACAGGGTCTCTCTTGAAGGACGGGAGCTGACACTTACCCTGATGGAATTCAAACTGCTCGTTGTTCTTCTCAAACGTCGCGGGCAGGCGCAGTCCCGCGAAACCCTTCTCAGCGATGTCTGGGATGTCGATAAAAGCATCAATACCCGCACTATTGATACCCATATTACCCGTCTCAGGGAAAAGCTCGGTCAGACCGGCAGGTTAATTAAGACCGTTCGGGGACTTGGCTATAAGCTTGAGGCGCCTGGAGAGGGCTCAGATGAAAAGTAG
- a CDS encoding ATP-binding protein: MKSSVSVRLGLVFGIVIFFTVAISYVYLGGQLRTLFYDGIKNEIYKELELNRQLLDVFPEKWSDINSSDSWADDVGAALEVRVTLIALDGSVIGDSYISPDRLSFVENHLARPEVQGALQEGFGESTRFSETVGEDMLYAAVLLGKESPYAVLRFAKPLHDIRLLEAELRKGIEGALFWSLLLSLMFGALTAFLLSTPLRRIAAAAENFVHGDFTFRLDGKRNDEIGQLSRAFNFMSDEMKRMGQQEEWFKAVFSSIREAIIVTDPRGSIILANPAACKLFKLQCGDMLRSRPGRKVTNAQLLDLFERVRLSSKPIVKEEMLVMTERGERVLQTSAMPVIKDSYSDGTVFVLNDITRLRNLERIRRDFVSSVSHELRTPLTSIKGYTETLLEGALDDREDAMNFLRIILQESEQLTALINDVLDLSKIESGRIEYKFTPVSIEDVVLKTVALFRRSLEKKSIDLQIQIPGDLPPVFADKDYLEIVVRNLLDNAIKYVADDSGRIRIIAFPANDMVRLEVEDNGAGIPQKDLGRIFERFYRVDKARSRQIGGTGLGLSIVKHIVLSHKGNVEVRSRQNLGSVFSITIPVASPQQQELSSS; this comes from the coding sequence ATGAAAAGTAGTGTCTCGGTCAGACTGGGCCTTGTTTTTGGTATTGTTATTTTTTTTACGGTCGCAATCAGCTACGTCTATCTGGGAGGACAGCTCAGAACGCTTTTTTATGACGGTATAAAAAATGAAATCTACAAGGAACTCGAACTGAACCGTCAGCTGCTCGACGTCTTCCCGGAAAAATGGTCGGATATCAATAGCTCGGACTCATGGGCTGACGATGTGGGCGCGGCACTTGAGGTTCGCGTCACTCTTATCGCTCTTGACGGCTCGGTTATCGGTGATTCCTACATTAGCCCCGACCGCCTCTCCTTTGTTGAAAATCATCTTGCCCGGCCCGAGGTTCAGGGGGCTTTGCAGGAAGGTTTTGGTGAAAGCACCCGTTTCAGCGAAACGGTCGGGGAAGATATGCTCTATGCTGCCGTTCTTCTGGGCAAGGAGAGTCCATACGCCGTGCTGAGATTCGCTAAACCGCTCCATGATATTCGTCTTCTCGAAGCTGAGCTGCGCAAGGGCATCGAGGGAGCACTGTTTTGGTCTCTTCTGCTCTCATTGATGTTTGGCGCTTTGACGGCATTTCTGCTCTCTACTCCTCTTCGTCGCATTGCAGCTGCAGCAGAGAATTTTGTGCATGGTGATTTCACCTTCCGGTTGGATGGGAAACGCAACGATGAGATCGGTCAGCTCTCAAGAGCGTTCAATTTCATGTCAGATGAGATGAAACGCATGGGACAGCAGGAGGAGTGGTTCAAGGCGGTATTTTCGAGTATACGGGAGGCGATTATCGTGACAGATCCGCGCGGGAGTATCATTCTTGCCAACCCCGCAGCCTGCAAGCTCTTCAAGCTTCAATGCGGTGATATGCTCCGTTCCCGTCCAGGCCGGAAGGTGACCAACGCTCAGCTTCTGGACTTGTTTGAGCGCGTTCGTCTGTCGAGCAAGCCGATTGTCAAAGAGGAGATGCTCGTGATGACGGAACGGGGAGAGAGGGTGCTTCAGACGAGCGCCATGCCGGTGATCAAAGACAGCTATTCAGATGGAACGGTTTTTGTCCTCAACGACATTACTCGTCTGCGTAATCTGGAGCGCATTCGAAGAGATTTTGTGTCAAGTGTTTCCCATGAGCTTCGCACGCCACTGACGAGTATCAAAGGCTATACTGAGACGCTGCTTGAAGGCGCTCTTGATGATCGCGAGGATGCTATGAATTTTCTGCGTATTATTCTGCAGGAGAGTGAGCAGCTGACAGCGCTGATCAATGATGTGCTTGATTTATCGAAAATTGAATCAGGCCGTATTGAGTACAAGTTTACACCGGTCAGTATAGAAGATGTCGTCTTGAAAACCGTCGCGCTGTTCCGTCGATCACTGGAGAAAAAGTCCATTGACCTTCAGATCCAGATTCCCGGCGATCTTCCTCCTGTGTTTGCTGATAAGGATTATCTTGAGATAGTCGTGCGCAATCTTTTGGATAATGCCATCAAATATGTGGCTGACGACAGCGGCAGAATCCGCATTATTGCTTTTCCTGCCAACGATATGGTCCGGCTTGAAGTAGAGGATAACGGTGCAGGGATTCCTCAGAAGGATCTTGGGCGAATTTTCGAGCGTTTTTATCGGGTCGATAAGGCGCGTTCACGACAAATCGGCGGAACCGGACTGGGACTGTCGATCGTTAAACATATTGTTTTGTCGCACAAGGGCAATGTTGAGGTCCGTTCCCGCCAGAATCTCGGTTCGGTGTTCAGCATAACCATTCCTGTCGCATCACCCCAACAGCAAGAGCTCTCATCTTCTTGA